A genome region from Colwellia sp. Arc7-D includes the following:
- a CDS encoding HDOD domain-containing protein, which yields MLTTALQYAEKAEKLCVLPDVYLRLQEMMDDEQSTLADIAGIIALDPALTSKLLKVANSALFNFPREIGTISKALAVLGINEVRNLINTYGVTSAFATIDTSIIDMDRFWEVSVDCALLCKYLAQKKNIKNAKGLFVSGLLHNIGELVVMQTDPKKAQYCQDYDKNETPWQRQQDVFGFTYADCSAELLNLWQLPQSIISPIEQYHQAYSEDKDEAISLLYICTRLALLNSHPGMYSKKSFVGQHIMDDLGITFDDLDEAVNFCNIEGMSILSALSLKA from the coding sequence ATGCTAACGACAGCACTACAGTATGCAGAAAAAGCTGAAAAACTCTGTGTTTTACCTGATGTTTATTTACGATTGCAAGAGATGATGGATGACGAGCAATCTACTTTAGCCGATATCGCTGGAATTATAGCGTTAGATCCTGCTTTAACATCTAAGTTGCTAAAAGTCGCTAATAGCGCGTTATTCAATTTTCCGCGTGAAATAGGCACTATTTCAAAAGCACTAGCTGTTTTGGGGATAAATGAAGTACGCAATTTAATTAATACTTATGGTGTTACTTCCGCTTTTGCAACGATTGATACCAGTATTATTGATATGGACAGGTTTTGGGAAGTGAGTGTCGATTGTGCTTTATTGTGTAAATACTTAGCCCAGAAAAAAAACATTAAAAATGCGAAAGGTTTATTTGTTTCTGGACTGTTACATAACATTGGCGAACTAGTCGTTATGCAAACGGATCCAAAGAAAGCGCAATATTGTCAAGATTATGATAAAAATGAAACGCCATGGCAGCGACAACAAGATGTTTTTGGTTTTACTTATGCTGATTGTAGTGCTGAATTATTAAACTTATGGCAATTACCTCAAAGCATAATCTCTCCCATTGAACAGTATCATCAAGCGTATAGTGAAGATAAAGATGAAGCTATTTCATTGCTCTATATCTGTACTCGATTGGCTTTATTAAATTCACACCCTGGTATGTATTCAAAAAAATCATTTGTTGGTCAACATATTATGGACGATTTAGGCATTACTTTTGATGACTTAGATGAAGCGGTAAATTTTTGTAATATTGAGGGTATGTCAATTTTGTCAGCGTTATCATTAAAAGCGTAG
- a CDS encoding MBL fold metallo-hydrolase, with translation MKLHCLNGYIQNFYLAEYADKLLLLDGCCRADIAIIEDFVNNTLNRPMSDIALIVVTHMHPDHAGAANLLRKKYGSKVAAANVPGQWYSGVDGKLMHLTDILLTLWVAGRQKKAKKHLYYSSKLTPDFYLSDQSVLPGFEDWQVHFTQGHTDRDISLHHKASNQIYVADLMVKVRGAFIPPYPVFYPKRYLQSLLKIRALNIESVLLAHGGKVQLTEQQWQHLIALAPTKPVTHWRSVKTKLKRVLFNR, from the coding sequence ATTAAACTGCATTGCTTAAATGGATATATTCAAAATTTTTATCTAGCTGAGTACGCTGATAAACTTTTATTACTTGATGGTTGCTGCCGTGCTGACATTGCCATTATAGAAGATTTTGTAAACAATACCCTTAATCGACCTATGTCAGATATTGCCTTAATTGTAGTCACACACATGCACCCTGATCATGCTGGTGCTGCGAATTTGTTACGTAAAAAATATGGCAGTAAGGTAGCAGCAGCCAATGTGCCTGGGCAGTGGTATTCAGGTGTTGACGGTAAACTAATGCACTTAACCGACATTCTATTAACGTTATGGGTAGCGGGTCGCCAGAAAAAAGCTAAAAAACACCTCTATTACTCAAGCAAGCTAACGCCTGACTTTTATCTTAGTGATCAATCAGTTTTACCTGGATTTGAAGATTGGCAGGTACATTTCACTCAAGGCCATACTGACAGAGATATATCATTACACCATAAAGCAAGTAATCAAATTTATGTTGCCGACTTAATGGTAAAAGTGCGCGGAGCTTTTATTCCACCCTACCCAGTTTTTTATCCTAAACGATACCTTCAATCTTTACTAAAGATTAGAGCATTAAATATAGAATCTGTACTTTTGGCACATGGAGGAAAGGTTCAATTAACTGAACAACAATGGCAGCATTTGATAGCGTTGGCGCCAACCAAGCCTGTTACACATTGGCGTTCAGTTAAAACAAAGCTTAAACGGGTATTATTTAACCGCTAA
- a CDS encoding DMT family transporter, whose product MELWIYFTLLAAFMQAIRTAGQKQLTQHLNAMATTGVRYIYALPFAWLYLWWVADYRALEIPSLNTQFLQYALIACVMQIIGTVCLVAAFKYRNFAVATSLAKTEAIQVAVVGALLFSASLSYMGWFSVIIGVVGILLVSKVKFTFKDVLQNPGAGFGLASGLGLAITTLLVRESSLALNSDLLLSAAVTLTFMITVQSFISIIYVYCQDKQQITNMFNQWRLCLFVGLTSVIGSIGWFTAMSFQQAAYVKALGQVEFFITLFITYRIFKEKISATEYLGMLLIVISVLVLLLWA is encoded by the coding sequence TTGGAACTTTGGATTTACTTCACTTTACTTGCTGCTTTCATGCAGGCAATACGAACAGCAGGACAAAAGCAACTTACCCAACACCTCAATGCTATGGCAACAACAGGGGTGAGGTACATTTACGCTCTGCCTTTTGCATGGCTATATTTGTGGTGGGTTGCAGATTATCGTGCACTAGAGATACCTTCTTTAAACACACAATTCTTACAATACGCACTAATTGCCTGTGTTATGCAAATTATTGGAACGGTATGTTTAGTGGCAGCATTTAAGTATCGAAATTTTGCGGTAGCAACGAGCTTGGCTAAAACTGAAGCTATTCAGGTCGCTGTTGTTGGTGCTTTACTATTTTCAGCTAGTTTAAGTTATATGGGCTGGTTTTCAGTCATTATTGGTGTGGTTGGTATTTTGTTAGTCTCGAAAGTAAAGTTTACTTTTAAAGATGTACTGCAAAACCCCGGAGCAGGTTTTGGTTTAGCGTCAGGTTTGGGTTTAGCTATTACAACACTGCTTGTGCGAGAGTCTAGCTTGGCATTAAATAGCGACTTATTATTGAGCGCTGCTGTTACCTTAACTTTTATGATCACTGTGCAGTCTTTCATTTCCATCATCTACGTTTATTGCCAAGATAAGCAACAGATTACGAATATGTTTAACCAATGGCGTTTATGTTTATTTGTTGGTTTAACTAGTGTTATTGGCTCGATAGGTTGGTTTACTGCTATGAGTTTTCAACAGGCGGCTTATGTTAAGGCGTTAGGTCAAGTCGAGTTTTTTATTACCTTGTTTATAACATACCGTATTTTCAAAGAAAAAATATCGGCCACTGAATACTTAGGTATGTTGTTAATCGTGATAAGTGTTTTGGTGCTATTGCTGTGGGCATAG
- a CDS encoding peptidylprolyl isomerase, which produces MKITDKTVVQFHYVLKDEAGVEIENSYEGNPLAYLHGYKNMLVGVENALVGKETGDKFSVTLQPEEAYGERQEDAIQRVPVKHMQGLPTPSAKWKAGMTAVVNTDGGQRQVTVVKAGKFMVTVDINPPLAGKVLTFDLEVADVREATSEEVEHGHAHGAGGHQH; this is translated from the coding sequence ATGAAAATTACCGATAAAACCGTTGTTCAGTTTCATTACGTACTTAAAGATGAAGCCGGTGTTGAAATAGAAAACTCTTATGAAGGTAACCCTTTAGCCTACCTTCACGGTTACAAAAATATGTTAGTGGGTGTAGAAAATGCATTAGTAGGCAAAGAAACTGGCGATAAGTTTTCAGTAACTTTACAACCTGAAGAAGCATACGGCGAACGCCAAGAAGATGCCATTCAACGTGTGCCGGTAAAGCATATGCAAGGCTTACCTACGCCAAGTGCTAAATGGAAAGCAGGTATGACAGCTGTGGTAAATACAGATGGCGGTCAACGCCAAGTAACTGTTGTTAAAGCGGGTAAATTTATGGTGACTGTTGATATTAACCCACCACTAGCAGGTAAAGTGTTAACTTTTGATTTAGAAGTTGCAGATGTACGTGAAGCAACGTCTGAAGAAGTTGAACATGGTCATGCACATGGTGCAGGCGGACATCAGCACTAA